From Zingiber officinale cultivar Zhangliang chromosome 5B, Zo_v1.1, whole genome shotgun sequence, the proteins below share one genomic window:
- the LOC121987205 gene encoding protein argonaute 1B-like: MRQQGDLQYFRPALCVVCKPNAKDATTLCGRVNSWICINFAKNAQDNLARGFCHELAQMCQISGMEFSLDPVLLPLTAQPDHVERALSTCYHDAMTILQPQGKELDLLIVILPDNDGSLYGMMSFLHLIVFDTT, translated from the exons ATGAGGCAACAGGGTGATTTGCAATACTTTAGACCAGCTCTTTGTGTAGTATGCAAACCAAACGCCAAAGATGCTACAACTCTTTGTGGGAGAGTGAATAGCTGGATATGtatcaattttgcaaagaatgccCAAGATAATTTGGCTAGGGGATTTTGTCATGAGCTTGCTCAGATGTGCCAGATATCAGGAATG GAATTTTCTCTAGATCCTGTGCTTCTTCCTCTAACTGCTCAACCTGATCATGTTGAAAGAGCGCTTTCAACATGCTATCATGATGCAATGACTATACTCCAACCTCAGGGAAAGGAGCTTGATTTGCTCATTGTAATATTGCCTGATAATGATGGTTCTCTTTATGGTATGATGTCTTTCTTGCACTTGATCGTGTTCGACacaacttga